A single Dreissena polymorpha isolate Duluth1 chromosome 14, UMN_Dpol_1.0, whole genome shotgun sequence DNA region contains:
- the LOC127858293 gene encoding uncharacterized protein LOC127858293: MKVRVSRAYSFLTLILGVTGILASVIYFSNYDANIALVNIVNIDTFKIDLRVIVIVYNRAHSVLRLLESLNRADYENDNVKLEVWIDRSINGTVDQLTEQTAREFRFRHGAYDVIVHPQHVGIYGQWLSTWNPNNNSQEIAVILEDDLEVSPHFYKYLKHVHSKYDHYPEINGFALQGLSIHHGVKTWQSFVNYTDGQCVYLYPVLGTWGFSPSRKNWVRFLDWYAEARKKSDFKPDVPGNVATSWYNTFLEQGKNYTMWSMWHIHFAWKHDEYTLFPNFKDHKGLTTNWMEPGLHYDANSSRQSNPLLETWEPGYENIPALPARLDINGNISSPPILNS, from the exons ATGAAGGTTCGTGTGTCACGTGCATATTCATTCTTGACGCTAATATTGGGAGTGACAGGAATACTGGCTTCCGTTATATATTTTTCTAACTACGATGCTAATATTGCACTAGTAAACATAGTAAATATAGACACCTTTAAGATTGATTTGCGAGTAATTGTCATAGTTTATAATCGGGCACATTCCGTCCTTCGTTTACTAGAATCTCTGAACAGGGCTGACTATGAAAATGACAATGTTAAATTGGAGGTCTGGATAGACCGCTCTATAAATGGAACCGTGGACCAATTAACGGAACAAACAGCGCGGGAATTCCGGTTCCGTCATGGCGCGTATGATGTGATCGTGCATCCACAACATGTTGGCATTTATGGACAATGGTTATCTACATGGAATCCCAACAATAATTCGCAAGAAATTGCCGTGATTCTCGAAGATGACCTCGAGGTGTCGCCGCATTTCTATAAGTATCTGAAGCATGTGCATTCTAAATACGACCATTACCCGGAAATTAACGGATTTGCACTGCAAGGTCTGTCCATTCATCACGGGGTTAAAACATGGCAGAGTTTCGTTAACTACACAGATGGCCAGTGTGTGTACCTATATCCGGTCCTGGGAACTTGGGGATTTTCGCCGAGCAGAAAGAATTGGGTTCGATTCTTGGACTGGTATGCGGAGGCAAGAAAAAAATCCGACTTTAAACCGGATGTTCCCGGAAATGTTGCGACCTCTTGGTATAACACATTTCTTGAACAAGGAAAGAATTATACAATGTGGTCGATGTGGCACATTCACTTCGCCTGGAAGCACGATGAGTACACGTTGTTTCCAAATTTTAAAG ATCACAAGGGTCTGACCACCAACTGGATGGAGCCCGGCTTGCATTACGACGCAAACAGTTCGAGACAATCGAACCCTCTTCTGGAGACCTGGGAACCCGGATATGAGAATATTCCAGCACTTCCGGCCCGTCTGGATATAAACGGAAACATTTCTAGTCCACCCATCCTAAATAGTTAG